Proteins from a single region of Candidatus Bathyarchaeota archaeon:
- a CDS encoding KH domain-containing protein codes for MSGPDTFVRIPKERVGILIGPEGKVKQYIESRLTVKLNIDNEGSVTITLSETATDPSLLLRAKDIVTAIGRGFPPETAFRLIRNEDDIFDVVDLRLIFGRSESDIKRIKGRIIGADGKTRKLIEELTEADVVVYGHTIGIIGSFEQADSARNAVQMIIDGCQHHTVYKYLQRKRTELKKEKLELWEKPPEEK; via the coding sequence ATGTCTGGTCCTGATACGTTTGTTAGAATTCCTAAAGAGCGCGTTGGCATTTTGATTGGTCCAGAAGGCAAAGTTAAACAGTACATAGAAAGCAGACTCACAGTCAAATTAAACATCGATAATGAAGGCAGCGTTACAATCACATTATCAGAAACAGCAACAGACCCCTCGTTGCTATTAAGAGCAAAAGACATCGTCACTGCCATTGGCAGAGGCTTCCCCCCAGAAACAGCCTTCCGCCTCATACGAAACGAAGATGACATTTTTGATGTTGTAGACTTGCGCTTGATTTTCGGGCGCTCAGAATCCGATATCAAACGTATAAAGGGCAGAATCATTGGTGCTGACGGCAAAACACGCAAACTCATCGAAGAACTAACAGAAGCTGACGTAGTAGTTTATGGACACACCATTGGCATAATCGGCAGTTTCGAACAAGCTGATTCTGCACGTAACGCTGTGCAAATGATTATTGACGGATGCCAGCACCACACTGTCTACAAGTATTTGCAACGTAAGCGCACAGAACTCAAGAAGGAAAAGCTGGAGTTATGGGAGAAACCTCCTGAAGAGAAGTAA
- a CDS encoding serine protein kinase RIO, translating into MSRKAQERLAHREKAVERRDRMLIHDVSNERATVEEVFDQATRMVVFEMLNNGIFYELNGVVSSGKEARVYWATDKEGKDLAVKIYLTSSAEFKKGMLKYIEGDPRFQGVKRDTRSLISAWAQKEFRNLKEATEAKVHVPQPIAVKSNVVVMEFLGKQGVTAPSLKEQPPENPERVYRLIVTYLKRLYQKAQLVHGDLSEYNILMWKGKPVIFDMSQSVSVKHPMADFMLRRDLTNLNRFFSRLNVKVIPIEELHDMVVGK; encoded by the coding sequence ATGTCTAGAAAAGCTCAGGAACGCCTTGCACACCGCGAAAAAGCAGTGGAACGAAGAGACAGAATGCTTATTCATGACGTGTCCAACGAACGCGCAACTGTCGAAGAGGTCTTTGATCAGGCAACACGTATGGTTGTCTTTGAGATGCTAAATAATGGCATTTTTTATGAGTTAAATGGCGTTGTGAGTTCAGGTAAGGAGGCACGGGTTTACTGGGCTACTGACAAGGAAGGCAAGGATTTAGCAGTAAAAATTTACTTAACTTCATCTGCTGAATTCAAGAAAGGCATGCTCAAGTACATCGAGGGTGACCCCCGCTTCCAAGGCGTGAAGCGAGACACGCGCTCTTTGATTAGTGCTTGGGCGCAGAAAGAGTTCCGCAACCTAAAAGAAGCAACAGAAGCCAAAGTTCACGTTCCCCAACCCATAGCCGTAAAAAGCAACGTAGTAGTCATGGAGTTTCTAGGAAAGCAAGGCGTTACTGCACCTTCATTAAAAGAGCAGCCGCCTGAGAATCCTGAAAGAGTTTACCGTTTAATAGTTACTTATCTTAAACGTCTTTACCAGAAAGCCCAGCTTGTCCACGGTGACTTGAGCGAATACAACATTTTAATGTGGAAGGGCAAACCTGTAATTTTTGACATGTCTCAATCAGTTTCTGTGAAGCATCCGATGGCTGACTTCATGTTACGAAGGGATTTGACGAATTTGAATAGGTTCTTTAGTCGGCTAAACGTTAAAGTTATTCCAATTGAAGAATTGCACGATATGGTTGTTGGAAAGTAA